The DNA region AGGTATATGTACATGACACAAGCACTCAAATATCCTAAAGTGTTTCACTAAAGTTTTAGAACCACACCATATCTCTTCAGGTGTCTTGTTTCATCACATGAACACTCCATTGTACTGACTCTGGCCAAAAACTTCTTGGTAAATTTTTGTTAGCCAACATACTTCTTACAGCATTCATAATAGTGTGGTTCCTTCTTTCCATTACTCCATTTCGTTGTGGTGTGAATGAAGTGTGAGTTGTCTCTTAATTCTTTTTGTTTtgcaaaatgttttaaattctCTTGATGTGAACTCACCCCCTGTCACTTCTTAAACATGCTACATTTTCTTTGTATTCTCTTTCAATTCTAACTATGAAATTCTTAAAGTGTTCAAATGTTTCTAATTTTCCAACCAGAAAATAAATCCATATCTTTTTACTATAATCATCAATAAGCGAAAGAAAGTACCTTTTTCTATTAGTAGATGTTGGATTTATAGGTCCACACAAATCATTGTGAACAAGTTGCAGTTTTCTCTTGCTCCTCCTTGTGCTCTTTTTTATCATCTTGTCTCTATGCTGCTTTCTCACTAGACAATCACCACATATTTTGTTTGGTGCTCTGATATCTGGCAATCCATTTACCATTCTCTTTGAATGCATTCTTTGAAGACGGTTGTAATTAAGATGTCCAAATATGCAATGCCACAGATATGAATCATTTCAGAAGAGGGTCTTTTTGGAGCAGAGTTAACAGAGTATTCCGAGATAGCTTGAAAACATTGTTTGGATGGGCTGTGATTAGAAGATCGTGCTATTTGTGTAGAAGAAAAACTAAATAGCCTGTTTTTCATCATTTTGTAAACAAAATTAGCCTATCCCGACGATAAAACACCTTACACTGCCCTTCCTCAAACATCACACTTAGTCCTTTCTCTTGAATCTGTCCCACACTTAGAAGATGGTTTCTCAATTCTGGAACATATTAGACATTTGAGATAAATTGATCTATATCTCCAATCTTCATTCTTACatttcctcttcctctaacTTCCAGCTACACATTATTTCTCAATCGAATAGTGTGTTCAAAACTTTGATTAAGCGGCTCAAACCACCTTTTTTTCACCACACATGTGGTTAGAACATCCATAGTCTATATACCACATTCCACTTCTTTGCATTTCCTTTGATTCTACTAAAGCCATCAACAAGATTTCTTCCTTCTCCTTTTTTGCGTAATTAATCTTCTCTTGCCACTTGGGGCATTCTGATCGATAGTGTCCTAGTTGATGACAATTGCAGCATTCGACTGAGACCCGATCATATGGTCTTCCCCTGCCTCTACCTCTTCTTCTATATGTGGATCTTCCTCTACTTCTGCTGCTCACATCCGCTCTTAAgacttgttcttcttctttagctttcAGAAATTTCTGTTCATGAACTTGTAGGGAGTTTTGTAATTCATCCACACTCATATTTCTAGTGTCTATGGCTTACTCAATAGAAACAACCACATAAGTAAATACATTATCAAAGTTCTTAGCactttttcaaaaatgataGAGTCTGCAACCTGGTCTCCATTGCTACGCATCCTATTAGCATTGCCCAAAATCTTTGAGAAATAGTCTTTAATGGCTTCACCATGCTTTATTTCCAAGATCTCGAATTCTCTTCTAAGTGTATTCAAGAGAGACTTTTTCACTCTTTCATTTCCTCCATATTTACCTTTAAGGGATACCCATATGGATTTCGCAGAGCTTCTGTCTAACACCTGCTCAAATGTAGCCCTGTCTAGCGCTAAAAACAAGTAATGTTTTAACTTGTAATCTTTTGTCTGGGTTTCTTCAAACTTCGTATGTTGTTGTCGATCAAAAACATCCGCTCTTTCTGGTTGTTCAACTCCATCTTTAACAAGACTCCACAGATTTTTTGACCTAAGAAAGTTCTCCATCATTTCGCTCCAATGGTCATAGAACTGACCATTAAAAGCTGATATATTCGACAAAGCTTTTCTTTTCCTCACCCATCTTCTttgttcaaataatttctttctctCCAATGTCACTCACGTTGCTTTTACGTTGCTTTTAGCTTTCAATTTAATCATAATCACTAATACTATCCATTACACTACCCACTAAcactattaattaaaataaataaatctgtAAATCACACGTCAATACTAACTTATTCAAGCTAGAGCAATAATTTTTCCTAACAATCTCTCATTCCATTGCCTCCATAACCTATACTCTTACCATCTTCTATCAATTCCATTCCCCCATACATCATTCTCTTCAACACCTTTATCTTACAATCTTTCCCCGCCAATCACCTCTTCAACTTTCTTTCTCACTTTACACCCAAGTTATCTCCACCCATCTTCATAACCCGAATCGATACACATATCCCTCTTCAAGGCCTGTGACTCTTCTTTCTGTCTTTTATATGGCCGTGTCCTCCATGCCCATGTTATAAGACCTTTATTGTGAATTTGAAtccaatataaatttaaattttgggttcctaaaataataaaaaagatatatatatatatggtataatatatatttaatattaaaggtaaaaaaaaaattaaaaaaattattaatgtaatattattaaaaattagaaaatagaATCCCAAGGCCCTATGCAACTTGTCTGGGCCATGTTCTCAAGTTTCATGACCCACCGTATGACCGTTTTATACAAACCTCCTTGGTCGATTTCTATTCAAGGTGTGGCAGAGTGGACAACGCACGGAAGGTGTTTGATAGAGATAATATGGAGAAAGGATTATGAGGATGCCAATGAAGCCGaatgagataatatatatggagATCATTATTGGCAGCTGCAAGAATCCATAGTAATTTAGAAAGAGGCGAAATTGCGTTGAGGAATTTGATTGAATTAGATCCCGAGACTAGTGGGAACTACGTGCTTCTCTTTAATCTATACGCTAGAGTTTTTGACCTAATGTTTTTACAGAAACtcttatataacataaattatatcCCATAAAGTTACAACCACCGAGATCTTCCCTCTCTcaatttttgatttttcaaaacctAAAACAAAACTTGTCTTCTTGATAtcttaaatatgttattttgtattgaaAATGGTTGACTTGCTTAATAAGAATATCCATAATCTCCATAAGAAATCCTATCACTTTTTATGTCATTTgtaatttagattttaataaaagacatcCATTTTCAACTTTGATGCATGAATGATGTTGCGGTTGTAAAATTGAGTTTGTATGTCGTAGATTAAAGCATGTTAGAATATTATTGCAATAATAGAATTAtcaaattcacatcaaattgaAACccttaaattgatttttttttttaattaaagaagaactagcatgacactcaTAGTCATGACTCTTCACTTAAACTCAAAGTACTTCCAAATGAAATCAAACTCGTGACCTTTCGGTCACTTAAACGACTCAAAAAAATGTGGTCAAAAGGGGTTAAACACATAACctacaaacacacttaaccatctAACCAAACAAAGAATTTATCGCCTGACGGGCTCAAACCCATGACCTCTCAAAGAGGCTGAGGATATCCAGCTCTCGTTGCCGCTAggaggctagaagaggggatgacttagatttattaaaaagtgtTATTGAATTGGTTATGTAAAGGAAAAGTTCTAAATGATgcttaatgttatatattaaaatgaaaaaaaaataattacagcACCTAAAAATACCtttgatttgattaaaaaaaacttatttagtGAATATTGGTGAATTTTTTGATTTGTATAATCAATTGATGATGTGATTACAAATTTGatgttatattgttattttatttaaaattaacatttgaGTCCAAAATGTTTTCAGTTTTGggttgttttttttgttaatgtgTGTTCTTGATGTTTGTGTGTTATTGGTTAGGAAGAACCGACCAATAAAGTTAGTCTTAACTAACTTACGAATAAGGGTGACAATTCGGGACAGTTTCAGGTTGACAAGTTCAGGTTGGCAGATTAATAGGTTGAGCGATACTAACATGAATCTGACATGTTTAGTAATTCGTGTCAAAATCTTTAACCTAAAcctgaattatttattttctcattgaCTTGAACCCGAACCGATTGACCCGATTTATTCACATatctttgttttaaattaaaatgacatcaacacaaaattaaaatgagGTTAAATCATAAATCCACTTACAAAAAatcctacaaaagaaaatgagtgagtgaggatgaaagaaaatgcaaaactcaacaaaagaaaCTTGTAAAGGGTTATcgagtttatttattaatcaggttaaatATGTCAACTTAATTTTGACCCAAACAAAAAGATACATTACACTAACTTGATTTTTCTGTGTTCGATTTGGGTCGTGTTTTCGTGTCGGATCCAAAATTGTTGGCTCTACTTACTAATCGGTATTTGGAGGAGTGACCGAGAAAACTTAGTCAGCCTTATGGTCAACTAATAGCCCGACCAAGAAAATTCATCTAGCCTCATGGCCAACTGAGAGCCCGATCAAGAAAAATCAGTCAGCCTCATGGTCGACCGAGAGCATGACCGAAAAAATCAGCTAGCCTCTCAACCAACCGAGAGCCTAACCGATACAAAAATGGGTCGCTTCCCATGTATCCGGAGGTTCTCCATTTCCCTCATGTGTATGAACGTGATTTCAAAAATTGATAGTGTTCTTCATGACGATCCatgcacccgaccgagaaaatCACACATTCGAATGAAAGGGCAAACCTCTTTGggcttaaaaatcaaatcacaaatcTACTAATGCATGTaaagaaaggagagattgtgctcaacaaagagaaaatataagaaaCAACCatccaattgaatatacattatcttcaagattggaacctattgaagaaggaagaatacgaaaagatagtaaactagtcagtggaaacaatgagggagctaatgaagtccccaaaattaaagacctatactatcaggaACAATTTCAACTGAAAGATAAGTGCTTGGTTAATCTttggaatatttatttttgttcatttttaagtacattttattattatcaaaataaataaataaattgtgttTGAGTTACGGTTTATCGCacaaaaaaacatttgaaataaaaatcctaattataaaaaaataatacttattcatttaaagaagatgaataagAACAGTTcataatattatgtttattaacctctttttttcttttcttttttaaataaataagcttgaaattatatttatgttattacacaaggtaatatttttttatagaattttttagaataaatgaatattttgattaattatttataaaaacctttatttgtaaaattcaaccaaatttgggaaaagaatttgaaagatttttttattatatttttccttAGTTATAGAGcactcttttattttaatgaaaataataatcacAAAAGGAATCACTTTTTTATGGTAGTTAATCTTATGCAATATTGATGAAATTTTAtagatatgaattaattaattttatcaaatttagttaACTAATGACAATAGTTATAGAGGGATACTATAATTCATCAtcttatcaaatattttgaattcaattttttcaCAGTAATATCCATTCAATGTAACTGGTTAGATTTgtaatgaatttatatattatccTCTTATTAATTGAAagcaaatataaaataaatatttcaatttaaataataaaaaatgacattgaaaattattttatgtttatagttaaaaatcggttgtatcgaaggaatataattatttaaaaatattgtggTGAATGAATATTAACGTGAGTTCaaaagaagaaatattttaattaaaaaaaattaattttataatataattatttattcaatatagaAATTTAGCTTTTATGGTAGTAAATTTTACACCATTAAttacaaaatctaaaatttaaattttgaagattTGTTTAACACATTAATTACTATTATCTAGGGGGcctttcaaacaaatttttatcaattattttttctctaaaaaaatctatataagaTGAGTTCTAGCCATAACAAAATCACAacacatttgaaaaaaaaaatagtttcttATCCAATACATTTTAGAAACACCATGACTAAAAGCAACGGGACTAGAAAGAAAGTCAAACTTTCTTATATTCTCAATGGCATGCGAGAAGAGAAAAGTTTGTAAGGTGAAGAACTTACATGAACTCACTGCCATTTGTGGCGTTGAGGGGTGTACAGTCATTTACAGTGAATTTGTGGCGTTGAGGGGTGTACGGTCATTTACAGTGAATTTGATTCACAACCTGATGTAAGGCCATCTACAGATGAAGCGCGAAGAATAATTACGAAATATTTGG from Impatiens glandulifera chromosome 5, dImpGla2.1, whole genome shotgun sequence includes:
- the LOC124939339 gene encoding uncharacterized protein LOC124939339 yields the protein MENFLRSKNLWSLVKDGVEQPERADVFDRQQHTKFEETQTKDYKLKHYLFLALDRATFEQVLDRSSAKSIWVSLKGKYGGNERVKKSLLNTLRREFEILEIKHGEAIKDYFSKILGNANRMRSNGDQVADSIIFEKKFLKAKEEEQVLRADVSSRSRGRSTYRRRGRGRGRPYDRVSVECCNCHQLGHYRSECPKWQEKINYAKKEKEEILLMALVESKEMQRSGMWYIDYGCSNHMCGEKKVV